In one window of Mercurialis annua linkage group LG4, ddMerAnnu1.2, whole genome shotgun sequence DNA:
- the LOC126678427 gene encoding uncharacterized protein LOC126678427, with translation MKRKGFSRRKRKEKSDYRSGPPGTAGYGLMDSSSSDDVVEVSPAELNCFTINLHIGGELGEWGYHNGEVKSRVYNLDVITMGKFDKWVAKLLPKKLVDYHWKETAVEYNVGIKPISHEDDFMEMAKAGSKAGSVEVYVREYSVGDVRKLQPKRSPSPPPPSAVVLEEIEEPKDSFSYPSLGLVLSQENWEKHGDRGFRKKAPDAIRMVQSQGPGVKTQGSQGPLLRRRSASQGPLMIEGQWEPEPPPPLRTQPLVNQRFDSG, from the exons atgaagagaaaaGGATTCAGTAGACGAAAACGAAAAGAAAAGAGTGATTACAGAAGCGGGCCTCCTGGAACTGCTGGGTATGGCTTGATGGATAGTTCCAGCAGCGATGATGTTGTTGAAG tTTCCCCTGcagaattaaattgttttaccaTCAACTTACACATTGGTGGGGAACTTGGGGAGTGGGGATATCATAACGGGGAAGTGAAGAGTAGGGTATATAACCTTGATGTCATTACAATGGGTAAGTTTGATAAATGGGTGGCAAAACTGTTACCCAAGAAGCTTGTTGACTACCATTGGAAAGAGACAGCCGTAGAATATAACGTGGGGATAAAACCAATTAGCCATGAGGATGATTTTATGGAAATGGCTAAGGCTGGGTCAAAGGCGGGGAGTGTTGAGGTGTACGTTAGGGAGTACTCCGTTGGGGATGTTAGGAAATTACAGCCTAAGAGAAGTCCTAGTCCTCCCCCTCCATCAGCAGTTGTCTTAGAGGAAATTGAAGAACCGAAGGACAGTTTCAGTTATCCTAGTCTGGGCCTGGTGTTGAGTCAGGAAAATTGGGAGAAGCATGGGGATCGTGGCTTCAGAAAAAAGGCGCCAGATGCCATCAGAATGGTGCAAAGTCAGGGGCCAGGGGTGAAAACGCAAGGGAGCCAGGGGCCATTGTTGAGAAGAAGGTCAGCAAGTCAAGGACCACTAATGATTGAAGGCCAATGGGAACCtgaaccccccccccccctccgtaCACAGCCGTTGGTGAATCAGAGGTTCGACAGTGGATGA
- the LOC126678962 gene encoding uncharacterized protein LOC126678962, translating to MGSKKTTKLGKEEREGKKRKATSEERFFEVFEIILNYNGDFEWFGYFNEDVAVRKFHIEDIGLNSLDKWLLELKVQGLLMYYWRRAGMYTEELIPMENDDHVMDMALAGAQDGSVDVYVRKLSCDDVCNLRPVFGQTLFELKELEDGDDALELQAVAEAEPVQVLQIEGPGEPVEVLQIESPGEPVEVLQSEVVDEPEVVDEPLEKQQSGGSD from the exons ATGGGATCCAAAAAAACGACGAAATtgggaaaagaagaaagagaagggAAGAAACGAAAAG CTACTAGTGAAGAACGTTTTTTTGAGGTCTTTGAAATTATTCTTAACTACAATGGAGACtttgaatggtttggttattttaatgAGGATGTGGCTGTCAGAAAATTTCATATTGAGGATATAGGATTAAATAGTCTAGATAAGTGGTTACTTGAATTGAAGGTTCAGGGATTGTTAATGTATTATTGGAGGCGGGCTGGCATGTATACTGAAGAATTAATTCCTATGGAAAACGATGACCATGTCATGGACATGGCACTGGCTGGGGCACAAGATGGTAGTGTTGATGTGTATGTTAGGAAGTTAAGCTGTGATGACGTGTGCAACCTAAGGCCTGTATTTGGACAAACATTATTTGAGTTGAAAGAACTTGAAGATGGGGATGATGCATTGGAGCTGCAGGCTGTTGCTGAGGCTGAACCAGTGCAGGTGCTGCAGATTGAAGGTCCCGGTGAACCAGTGGAGGTGCTGCAGATTGAAAGTCCTGGTGAACCAGTGGAGGTGCTGCAAAGTGAAGTTGTTGATGAACCTGAAGTTGTTGATGAACCCCTGGAGAAGCAGCAGTCTGGTGGTTCAGACTGA
- the LOC126678428 gene encoding E3 ubiquitin-protein ligase SINA-like 10: MSDNIVRSFNLEVMDCPICCEPLIPPIIQCENGHTTCSTCSVKVKNCHSCTLPIGSMRNRAMEAVVEAVTVFCQNKIYGCTESFSYDAKTKHEKYCSFVPCSCPVPDCTVKGSSKMIYGHCKEMHTDSFIPFHFGRRFGVSLNLDDRGLLLQEDTSDTVFVLNNTTSSYGNIITVFCLGPMSNGRCPYDIEIKFTESSVDKFHSSTKNFQDTNSYYRSLTGLLIDSSDRDFFPNGLVKMELCVCRSWELGSEDDI, from the exons aTGTCTGATAATATAGTTCGTTCATTTAATCTTGAAGTTATGGATTGCCCCATCTGCTGCGAACCGTTAATTCCTCCAATTATTCAG tGTGAGAATGGCCACACAACTTGCAGCACATGCTCTGTGAAGGTTAAAAATTGCCATTCTTGTACTTTGCCCATAGGATCAATGAGAAATCGGGCGATGGAAGCGGTCGTGGAGGCTGTTACAGTGTTTTGCCAGAACAAAATTTATGGATGCACTGAAAGCTTCAGTTACGACGCAAAGACAAAACACGAGAAGTACTGTTCCTTCGTACCGTGTTCATGCCCGGTTCCAGACTGCACCGTCAAAGGGTCGTCCAAAATGATTTATGGTCACTGCAAAGAGATGCATACAGATTCTTTTATACCATTTCATTTTGGACGTAGATTCGGTGTTTCTCTGAACTTGGATGATAGGGGCTTACTTCTCCAAGAGGACACATCAGACACTGTGTTTGTTCTGAACAACACAACGTCTTCTTAtgggaatattataactgtgTTTTGTCTGGGACCAATGTCAAACGGACGCTGCCCTTATGACATCGAAATAAAATTTACTGAATCCTCCGTTGACAAGTTTCATTCTTCTACGAAGAATTTTCAAGACACCAACAGTTACTACCGTTCGTTGACAGGGTTACTTATTGATAGCAGTGATCgtgatttttttcctaacgggTTGGTAAAGATGGAGCTTTGTGTATGTCGATCATGGGAGCTTGGTTCGGAGGATGACATATAA
- the LOC126678426 gene encoding uncharacterized protein LOC126678426, with product MVVRTSDQRHATSSAIGEYIKSKYINLKTVYKPDDILRDMRDDHGIKMSYSKAYRLKVVAQEMVRGKPDDFFSLIPSYLYMLMVANPSSFVKLELKDDNIFLYVFMVLNASIKEWEFYIPVILVDDTFLTLAYGGKLLTTCAQDGNGKIFPLAFCIVDSENDESWEWFMKRIRDAFQMRSDMCIVSDRHENIKNAAIAVFLEVSHALCTFYLFNNIKRKFKKLTKQLRESFYGAAKAYTTEAFDYYMKQLDNMCRGLKTYLQAVSNSNDNVKTIYDHTTKFIVNLKERTCTHVGDSTLMKFLAHAMAIYTQKIKSRSLEILFAVVHKKKTILKTSD from the exons ATGGTTGTGAGAACTAGTGATCAGAGGCATGCAACATCAAGTGCAATTGGTGAATACATTAAATCCAAATACATCAACCTCAAAACTGTTTACAAACCAGATGATATTTTGAGAGACATGAGAGATGATCACGGAATAAAAATGAGCTACTCTAAAGCCTATAGATTGAAAGTAGTAGCTCAAGAAATGGTAAGAGGAAAACCTGATGACTTTTTTTCATTAATACCAAGCTACTTGTACATGCTAATGGTTGCAAATCCGAGTTCGTTTGtcaaattggaattaaaagatGACAACATCTTCCtttatgtttttatggtatTGAATGCATCTATAAAAGAATGGGAGTTCTACATTCCAGTAATTCTTGTTGACGACACTTTCCTTACTTTAGCCTATGGAGGTAAGCTTTTAACAACATGTGCACAAGATGGAAACGGTAAGATATTTCCTCTAGCTTTTTGCATAGTGGATTCTGAAAACGATGAATCCTGGGAGTGGTTTATGAAAAGAATTAGAGATGCATTTCAGATGCGAAGTGACATGTGTATAGTCTCCGATCGAcatgaaaacataaaaaatgcaGCCATTGCTGTTTTTCTAGAAGTTTCTCATGCATTGTGCACATTCTATTTATTCAACAATATTAAAAGAAAGTTCAAGAAGTTAACAAAACAGCTACGAGAATCATTTTATGGGGCAGCAAAAGCTTACACGACTGAGGCATTTGACTACTACATGAAGCAACTTGACAATATGTGCAGAGGTTTAAAGACTTATCTACAAGCT GTTTCAAATTCAAATGACAATGTAAAGACGATCTATGATCATACAACAAAGTTCATTGTAAACCTCAAAGAAAGAACATGCACTCATGTAGGAGATTCGACATTGATGAAATTCCTTGCCCATGCAATGGCAATATATactcaaaaaattaaatcaagatCCTTAGAAATTTTGTTCGCAGTagttcacaaaaaaaaaacaatactgAAAACTAGTGACTAA